The following proteins are co-located in the Maridesulfovibrio sp. genome:
- a CDS encoding MBL fold metallo-hydrolase yields MEIKIFPLGPLETNCFVIVNENKALVIDPGGDPTPVLSYLKKNGVELERILNTHLHFDHILGDRALADATGKTIYASNDDLVLMDTQVGRGGLMGIPEVPHFESEHIGEGETELIGLECKIYSTPGHTPGSLTFHFPALKSAIVGDLIFRRSIGRTDFPYGDTEQLLNSVKEKIFTLPAETELFAGHGPSTSVGDEMNHNPYFSGVQI; encoded by the coding sequence ATGGAAATCAAGATTTTTCCCCTCGGCCCCCTTGAAACTAACTGCTTTGTTATCGTCAATGAAAACAAGGCACTGGTTATTGATCCGGGCGGAGACCCGACCCCGGTACTTTCCTACCTGAAAAAAAACGGAGTAGAGCTGGAGCGCATCCTGAACACACATCTCCACTTTGACCACATCCTCGGCGACCGCGCATTGGCCGATGCAACCGGAAAAACCATTTATGCCTCCAACGATGACCTCGTTCTCATGGATACACAGGTTGGACGCGGCGGTCTGATGGGCATCCCGGAAGTTCCGCACTTTGAAAGTGAACACATAGGCGAAGGCGAAACCGAGCTGATCGGATTGGAATGTAAAATATACTCTACTCCCGGGCACACTCCGGGCAGCCTGACCTTCCATTTCCCGGCCCTGAAATCGGCAATCGTAGGAGACCTCATTTTCCGCCGCTCCATCGGCAGGACAGATTTCCCTTACGGAGACACTGAACAACTGCTGAATTCAGTTAAAGAAAAGATATTCACCCTTCCGGCTGAAACAGAACTCTTCGCCGGACATGGACCGTCTACCAGTGTTGGCGACGAAATGAATCACAACCCCTATTTCAGCGGGGTCCAGATCTAA
- a CDS encoding ComF family protein → MDARPDNICMVCGNENNSPDADKLPCISCQTVPRNFSRLYFYGIHKGLLREMLLDWKFNNQYGYNTVFGQFIASLCTDLPKASHPDLIIPVPLHSSRLRERGFNQSMILARFASSTLNAKLSGQALTRARKTIPQTKLSGAERRTNLHTAFIASPSIVAGKQILLIDDVYTTGSTVDECARTLLEAGAVRIEVMTLSRALI, encoded by the coding sequence TTGGACGCAAGACCGGATAACATCTGCATGGTCTGCGGCAATGAAAACAATTCCCCTGATGCGGACAAACTGCCCTGCATCAGCTGCCAAACTGTCCCACGCAACTTCAGCAGACTTTATTTTTACGGCATACACAAAGGACTGCTGCGGGAAATGCTCCTGGACTGGAAATTCAATAATCAATACGGATACAATACAGTCTTCGGGCAATTCATTGCTTCTTTATGTACAGATTTACCGAAAGCCAGCCACCCGGACCTGATAATTCCTGTTCCCCTGCACTCTTCAAGACTGCGTGAACGCGGTTTCAACCAATCCATGATTCTTGCCCGTTTTGCTTCTTCCACACTCAACGCAAAACTATCCGGACAAGCCCTGACCAGGGCACGGAAAACAATTCCTCAAACAAAGCTCAGCGGCGCTGAACGTCGTACCAATCTACACACAGCATTTATTGCCTCCCCATCCATTGTAGCCGGCAAACAGATTTTACTCATAGATGATGTATACACTACAGGCTCAACTGTGGATGAATGCGCCCGAACACTTCTTGAAGCCGGGGCCGTCCGCATAGAAGTGATGACCCTTTCCCGGGCCTTGATCTAA
- a CDS encoding NAD(P)H-dependent oxidoreductase — protein sequence MKQLPVLFKCSHHRKGNSDLAADLFLEGILSAGGDAEIITLGDMDFEHCIGCLKCRTAADNRCIFADKDGAQELYDKIISAPFTFFASPIYFYHLPSRLKTFIDRGQWAFEAATGNSPVMNGLQKRPAYACLLAGRPKGEKLFEGAELSLKFFLRFFKAELQPAVVFKGIDEPQDLSIDAEKCALISQYGKEAWQRILGNV from the coding sequence ATGAAACAACTACCGGTATTATTCAAATGCAGCCATCACAGAAAAGGTAACAGCGACCTCGCTGCAGACCTTTTCCTTGAAGGAATCCTATCAGCAGGCGGTGACGCTGAAATCATCACACTCGGCGATATGGATTTCGAACATTGCATCGGCTGCCTGAAATGCCGCACAGCAGCGGACAACCGCTGTATATTCGCAGACAAAGACGGGGCGCAGGAATTGTACGATAAAATAATTTCCGCCCCTTTCACTTTCTTTGCCTCTCCTATATACTTTTACCATTTGCCTTCACGGTTAAAGACCTTCATAGACCGGGGTCAGTGGGCCTTTGAAGCTGCCACCGGCAACTCTCCGGTAATGAACGGACTGCAAAAACGTCCTGCATATGCATGTCTTCTGGCAGGAAGGCCCAAAGGTGAAAAACTGTTTGAGGGCGCGGAACTTTCGCTCAAGTTCTTCCTCAGATTCTTCAAAGCAGAACTCCAACCTGCTGTAGTCTTTAAGGGGATCGACGAACCGCAGGACTTGAGCATTGATGCTGAAAAGTGCGCGCTCATCTCTCAATACGGAAAAGAAGCATGGCAGAGGATTTTGGGTAATGTCTGA
- a CDS encoding nitroreductase codes for MVKTNPVLEAIYTRRSIRKFTAEPVSKDDLTAILEAGRWTPSGLNNQPYRFLVIHDDDARIESLAECTKYGHIVKAAKVLLCVFLDKQAMYSEMKDHQGAGACTQNIMLAAHSLGLGTVWLGEIINQQEQVLEVLNLPAERYELQVVIALGHPDQLGSSKRNELSEYMLEDF; via the coding sequence ATGGTTAAAACCAATCCTGTCCTAGAAGCTATTTATACTCGCCGTTCTATCAGGAAGTTTACTGCTGAGCCAGTCTCAAAAGATGACCTGACAGCTATTCTCGAAGCCGGACGCTGGACACCCAGCGGGCTGAACAATCAGCCATACCGTTTTCTGGTCATCCATGATGATGACGCACGAATCGAATCTCTCGCTGAATGCACCAAGTACGGTCATATCGTCAAAGCCGCAAAAGTACTGCTCTGCGTATTTCTCGATAAACAGGCCATGTACAGCGAAATGAAAGATCATCAGGGTGCCGGAGCATGCACGCAAAACATAATGCTGGCCGCCCATTCACTTGGGCTGGGAACAGTCTGGCTCGGCGAAATCATAAACCAGCAGGAGCAAGTATTGGAAGTGCTGAACCTTCCTGCCGAACGCTATGAACTGCAGGTTGTAATTGCCCTCGGTCACCCGGACCAGCTGGGCAGCTCAAAACGAAACGAACTCTCAGAATATATGTTGGAGGATTTTTAA
- a CDS encoding response regulator yields MSDFSFPDLRILVAEDSAPVRLVLKTYLGKLGIRPRFAVDGREALSLLTENRFDMVFMDVHMPEIDGPEVVAEIRKRGMTIPVIAMTTGDNPNLLTRCIECGYNSILLKPIMKEDVFRKVKEFLPTA; encoded by the coding sequence ATGTCTGATTTTTCCTTTCCCGATTTACGCATTCTGGTAGCTGAAGATTCAGCTCCGGTCCGGCTGGTGCTAAAGACCTATCTTGGCAAGCTGGGTATTAGGCCACGCTTTGCCGTAGACGGACGCGAAGCTTTGTCATTGCTGACAGAAAACCGCTTTGATATGGTTTTTATGGACGTTCATATGCCTGAAATAGATGGTCCCGAAGTCGTTGCCGAAATACGTAAAAGAGGAATGACAATTCCAGTAATCGCCATGACCACCGGAGACAATCCGAATCTGCTGACCCGCTGCATCGAATGCGGCTATAACAGCATCCTGCTCAAGCCCATCATGAAAGAGGACGTATTTCGTAAAGTTAAAGAATTTCTTCCGACAGCCTAA